The window CCAATATCTGGTGCTGCACCATGGTGCGCAACGCCACCAGCCCGACACTGGCCACCATGACGATGCCCATGCCCCACAACACGCGACTTTCCTGTTCTGCCGCTTCACCGCCGGCCTGCCAGGTCGAGAGCAGGTCCACGACCTGCCCGAGGAAGGAAAACAGCCAGGCTTCGTAAATCGACACACCGGCACTGAGCAGCGCAAGCGCAAGGATGTAACCGCGGGCGCCCCGGGTGCAGGCCCACAGGAAGCGAGCCAGGCCGGCGGGTGGCGGTGGTACCTCGTCAGGAGGAAAAGGGTCGAGTCTTCGTTCAAACGCACGAAGCATGGTGGTCTCCAAAACGATCAAGTTGAGGGGGATTCTGCCATTGATCGGTTGCGTTGAGGGTTTTGCGAACTTGAGGTCGCTCGTGAACAGCGCAAGGCCGCTACAACGCAATGCATCGCAGCGGCTAAGCTTTTTCTAAGGAACCTCGTCGTTCAAGGGAGACTCCATGAGCAGCGCCCCTCTGTCTGAACTGGATGCCGCGCTACCCGGTCTGGCGCGCAAGATCCGCGTACTGGATGCCCTGTCCTGGCCGGATGGCGTCGAGGAAATTTTCCTGGCGCATTGGCGCGCAGGGAAACCAGCCTTGCCGGAAGTCGAGCAGCACCCACGCGAGCACAGCGCCGACATCGCCGCCCTGGAAGCCTTTATTGGTCGTTGCGATCAGGGGCATCCGGCCGGGAGCTTCCTCGCCATGACAGCGCGCAGCTATGCCACGGCGGGACGCATGCTTGGTGCGATTGGCACGCCCGCCTTCACTCAATATTCATCCGCGTTGTACCGGCGCCCGGATTTCTATTATCCGAACCAGAATCTCAGCATGCTGGACGCGGCCAATTTCTTTCTCACCACCACCGACGCCCTGCTGGGTGGTGCCCGGATTCCACCGACTCAGGCTGAAATCCCGGCCGAGGCATTCGCCGCTTGGATGCAGCCGGAACTGGACCGTTTCTTCGGCGAAGGCCGGGTCACGGTCGTACTCGATCCGACCCTGGCTGCCAAGGCAATCGCCGGGTCCAGCCGCATTCGTCTGCGTAGCGGCGCACTGTTCTCTGAACTGGACAAGAATCAGCTATTGCAGCATGAGGCCTTCGTGCATGTCGCTACCGCACAAAATGGCGCGCTCCAGCCCAACCTCAAAAGCCTGGGTTTGGGAGCGCCACGCACGACTCAAACGCAGGAAGGCATTGCCACCCTCGCAGAACTGTTCACCGGCAGTATGGACATCAGCCGATTGCGCCGCCTGGCCCTGCGCGTGCTGGCGGTCCAGCAAGCGTTGGACGGCGCCGATTTCATACAAGTATTCGAGGGTTTTCTTGCCGCCGGCCAGTCGCAAGAGGAATCCTTCCGCTCAACCCAGCGGGTCTTCCGTGGTACCGACCTGCGGGGTGGTTCGGCGTTTACCAAGGATGCCGCCTACCTGACGGGTTTGCTGGGTGTCCATACCCTGCTGCGCATCGCGATCCGCGACAATCGACCGGAGCTGGTGGGTCATTTGTTTGCGGGACGCCTCAGTCTGGCGGATACCGTACGCCTGGCTCCTCTGTTCGATTCCGGCTGGCTGCAAGGGCCAACCCACCTACCGGCCTGGGCCTGCGATCTACGTCTGCTCGCCGCCAACCTGGCCTTCTCCGCTTTTATCGCCCAGATAAAACTGGATGTACTCGATCTGGAGGTGCTCATGGCCTTTGCCGATGAACACGAAAATGATGCGAGCGCGGTGTGATCACGGTACCGATACATTCGCCCTGTTTCAGGAGGGAAAAATCATGCGAAGGACTATCGCAACGGGAGCGCTCTTGCTGGCCTTGGGCGGGTGCGTAACATCACCTATGCGGGTTTCTGATGCCCGGCAAGTGCCGCCCGATAAGATGTACGCGATCAAAAGCCAGGGTACGGAAGACCCGGGACGCCTGACCATTCTCCGTGATGACGGGTTTGTCGGTGCGGGGTGTGACGCCATGTTTTACATTGAGGGTCAGCGCGCAGCCAAGATAGGTCCCGGTCAAAAGGCATCTTTCCTTTTGCCGGCCGGCGAAGTGAATCTCGGCACCGGGCTTGCCGAGTCTGGATTATGTGCGGGGGCCGCGATCAAAACGGTTGTGGCCAAGATCAAGTCAGGGAAAGAAGTGGTTTATCGAATCAACTGGGATACGCAAGGTTTCGACTTGGGGCCCTACGTTGAACATGGACGTTGAGCCCGGATAGTTCCGACCTGTTTCGCACGCCAGACCACCTCTCCTTTTCCGATGTTGTTTTATTTCAGTTCCGTTCGTATCTCGGTTCCGGGTACGAAAAGTTTACCGGGATCATCGACCTGCTTCAGGTCAACCAAGGCTCGGCAGATGCAATGTGAGAATTGTTTCTGCAACGTTTCGGGGTCTTGCCATGCCATTTGCGAGGCTTGCAAATGCTGTGCATCGGCCGATTTATAGCAAACACAATTGTCCAGTCGGGTGACACCATTGTCATTGGTGCTCTGACACGCAGTGGTCAGCAAAGAGATCGCGACGAGCATTGCGCAACGTTTCATTGGCTCCCCTCCGAGGCTGTTGTGAAGGGCTGACGTTCAAGATCGGGTTGGCAGTTGTAACGACGTGGTGACCGCTGAAGGCGGTTAGACGCCATGGCCGCAAAGCCTAATCTGTTCAATAAGCCCGACAGTAGAAGGAAGCTTAGCTCTCATTTTGCGTCGCTCCATTCACTGGCTGTTTTTCTCCGATCCCAGTTAATAAAAGGCCCGTATTCAACACCACCTTCCTACTCGGCTGTTTTGCAGCGCGTGGCCGCTTTGACATAGACAACTGTCCGGTTTGATCTAGCCTTGAATGAGATCACGCGGGAGAAAAACCCATGCCCCTCGCTCTCAGAAATCTATCCGCCCTGGCGTTGGGTGCGTTCTTTTGCATCGCCGCGTGGGGTCAAGAGGTAGCCGACACCCACCAGCCACCGGCCATACTCCCAGTGGAATCTGAGACGGGGCCAAAACTCATTGCCTATCCGCCGCTCGCCGCGCCGCTGGCCCGCGGAGTTGTCATCATCCAGTATCGAACCGAGAACGCCCGGATCATGCCGGTATTTGGCAAAACGGCTGTTGAAGTATCACCACGGCTCGGCCACCTTCACGTGACCGTCGACGACTGGAAAGGTACATGGGCGCACACCAGTGAAGACCCGATTATTTTGGTTGGGCTGACGCCTGGTGCTCATAAGGTGCTTCTTGAGGTGGCTGATCCTAGTCATAAGATTTTGACGAGTACGGTGGTTAGTTTTGTGGTTCCGGAGAAGAAGCCGTGAATTAAGGGGTGGGTGACTTATTTAGGTCACACCCTTATTCAAATAAAGCTTTCGCCTTTGCTCGATTGGCCGTGATAAGCAAAGGTCCTAGGACAACCATAAAATTCCTACATAAGTCTCGGAATCCCTCACCTTGCCCACCGTTCCGATGAAGCTTAGAGTCCGCTGCGTCGCCCACAATGGCGACTCGGGTTTGGCGACCTGATCGATCGGATGCAAAAGCGCTGTGCTTTAATGCAAGCGCTTCTGCATGCCCGCAAAGTTGTCTTTATGGCAGCTGTGCGCGGGAGACCTTCGGGTCTGCCGGTATTCCGATCCCGGTTCGCCAACCTGCGTACAGCTGTCACCCATTCGTTTGGCGACGATTGAGGGACAGTCAACCTTTGCCTTGATCGGAGTTTTACCTTTGGAAAGATACATGCCCCTCACCGGAATCGACCTGATCCCGGCCTCCCTGCTCATCGACACCCAAGCCCCACTCGACGTCCTGCAAGCCATGGCTGACTACCGCATCCGCACCGTCACGCAGGTGCTGGAAAACATCGCCTTCCGCGCCGAGCTCGGTTGCGACACGGTAGTGTTGACGGACTTTTCCAAACTGCTAGCCATTCCGTTGCGCGATGGCTGTGACTTGATGGATGTCATCGGCCGACGCTTGCGGGCGCAGGCGGCGGAGTAAATGAAAACGGGCGTCTTGTCAGGCGCCCGTTTTGTTTGTGCTCAGGAATGCTTTACTGGAACGTAGCATCAGATGACACGATACCTCCCCGGAGATGCAGTCCATTACGCCAAGCAGCTAAGCTTTATCAGGGGATTACTTCACGAAATTCCGACAAGTCAGGAGGCGAACCATGAGCAAACAACCTCAACCCCGCAGCCGCTCCAACCCTCAGCCCAGATCCCGCCCGATGGTGCCCAACTTGCCCAGCAAAACAGGCAATAAGTCCGGTGGCTTGCGCGGTAATTACCCGCCTAAACAGTCGAAATGAGCGATGAGGGTTCGTTTGCCGAGCCGTGCAGCAAGGCCGAGCACCAGGACTTCCTCAACTTTTGAAGCGAGGCTTCATGACCACCGGTAACCCTGCCCGAGGACCGGCGGGGCGGGCGTAAGGCGCATCCATTGCCGCCATCGATAGTCACCATCAACTCAATGAAGTTCTCTTAAAAACTCCGGGGCGTAACATCGCCTCCATACCAAACAACTACACCCCGGAGCACACCATCATGAAACGCCAAATCCTTCTCAGCATCGCTTTC is drawn from Pseudomonas sp. 31-12 and contains these coding sequences:
- a CDS encoding flavohemoglobin expression-modulating QEGLA motif protein; the protein is MSSAPLSELDAALPGLARKIRVLDALSWPDGVEEIFLAHWRAGKPALPEVEQHPREHSADIAALEAFIGRCDQGHPAGSFLAMTARSYATAGRMLGAIGTPAFTQYSSALYRRPDFYYPNQNLSMLDAANFFLTTTDALLGGARIPPTQAEIPAEAFAAWMQPELDRFFGEGRVTVVLDPTLAAKAIAGSSRIRLRSGALFSELDKNQLLQHEAFVHVATAQNGALQPNLKSLGLGAPRTTQTQEGIATLAELFTGSMDISRLRRLALRVLAVQQALDGADFIQVFEGFLAAGQSQEESFRSTQRVFRGTDLRGGSAFTKDAAYLTGLLGVHTLLRIAIRDNRPELVGHLFAGRLSLADTVRLAPLFDSGWLQGPTHLPAWACDLRLLAANLAFSAFIAQIKLDVLDLEVLMAFADEHENDASAV
- a CDS encoding DUF6130 family protein encodes the protein MPLALRNLSALALGAFFCIAAWGQEVADTHQPPAILPVESETGPKLIAYPPLAAPLARGVVIIQYRTENARIMPVFGKTAVEVSPRLGHLHVTVDDWKGTWAHTSEDPIILVGLTPGAHKVLLEVADPSHKILTSTVVSFVVPEKKP